Proteins from a single region of Desulfolutivibrio sulfoxidireducens:
- a CDS encoding LutC/YkgG family protein: MKSARDEMLARLDAALADAPQAPARGVRDRGAAMPDPEALVSAFLSGLDAAGVSHDLAATPLAAAEALGTFVRSRGVTTAAAWDNALFLQSLGLDVWGMLRGEGVGVVAPEGARPCAAVAEADLGVTGAFAALAATGTVIVRSGPGMPRSVSIVPPVHLALVPQSLLVPDLGTFLRTLSLPLPSALHAVTGASSTGDIEFVYVKGAHGPRAVHVIVLGWL; the protein is encoded by the coding sequence ATGAAAAGCGCGCGTGACGAGATGCTGGCCAGGCTCGACGCGGCCCTTGCGGACGCGCCGCAAGCCCCGGCGCGGGGGGTGCGGGACCGGGGCGCGGCCATGCCTGATCCCGAGGCGCTGGTGTCCGCGTTTCTGTCCGGGCTGGACGCGGCCGGGGTCAGCCATGACCTGGCGGCGACGCCGCTTGCGGCCGCCGAGGCCCTCGGGACGTTTGTGAGGTCCCGGGGCGTGACCACGGCGGCGGCCTGGGACAACGCTCTCTTTCTCCAATCCCTGGGCCTTGACGTGTGGGGCATGCTGCGCGGCGAGGGAGTCGGCGTGGTCGCGCCGGAAGGGGCTCGACCGTGTGCGGCCGTTGCCGAAGCGGACCTGGGGGTCACCGGGGCGTTCGCCGCGTTGGCCGCGACCGGGACGGTCATCGTGCGCAGTGGTCCGGGCATGCCCCGGTCGGTGTCCATCGTGCCGCCGGTCCATCTGGCCCTTGTTCCCCAAAGCCTTCTTGTCCCGGACCTCGGGACCTTTTTGCGCACCCTCTCCCTTCCCCTTCCCTCGGCCCTGCACGCCGTGACCGGGGCCAGCAGCACCGGGGACATCGAATTCGTGTACGTCAAGGGCGCGCACGGCCCGCGCGCGGTGCACGTCATCGTGCTTGGGTGGTTGTAA